The following proteins come from a genomic window of Armatimonadota bacterium:
- a CDS encoding CapA family protein encodes MRLAATGDVMLGRNAGAVLRRRPPEYVWGDTLHLLRQADALIVNLECVIAGEESGSPWPRKVFHFKAPPQAVAALQAAGVSAVTLANNHTLDFGPAALAEMLDLLAAAGLPAAGAGRTAEEARRVVSLTVRGLRLALVSWTDNEPGWEAGPEKPGVFYAPVDLEDPRATALLQTVRAARAGHDVVVVAAHWGPNMVPEPLPAHPPFARALADAGADLVLGTSAHVVQGIELYRPLGRPERVAVICYDLGDYVDDYAVDPVLRNDLSLLFLFDVNSAGVRRVELHPVLIDGWRCQVNRARGTEAEAVLETMTQRCRKLGTALQRTAPLVAAVEAA; translated from the coding sequence GTGAGGCTGGCGGCCACAGGGGATGTGATGCTGGGCCGGAATGCCGGCGCAGTGCTCCGGCGTCGTCCACCGGAGTACGTGTGGGGCGACACCCTGCATCTGCTGCGTCAGGCTGACGCGTTGATTGTGAACCTGGAGTGCGTCATCGCCGGCGAGGAGAGCGGGAGCCCCTGGCCGCGCAAGGTCTTTCACTTCAAGGCGCCGCCGCAGGCGGTGGCGGCGCTGCAGGCGGCTGGGGTGAGTGCGGTCACCCTGGCCAACAACCACACCCTGGACTTTGGGCCGGCGGCGCTGGCGGAGATGCTGGACCTGCTGGCGGCGGCAGGCCTTCCCGCTGCGGGTGCGGGGCGCACGGCGGAGGAAGCGCGCCGCGTGGTCTCCCTCACTGTGCGCGGCCTGCGCCTGGCTCTGGTGAGCTGGACCGACAACGAGCCCGGCTGGGAGGCGGGCCCGGAGAAGCCCGGGGTCTTCTACGCGCCCGTGGACCTGGAGGACCCCCGCGCCACTGCCCTGCTGCAGACGGTGCGGGCGGCGCGCGCGGGCCACGATGTGGTAGTGGTGGCGGCACACTGGGGGCCGAATATGGTGCCGGAGCCCCTTCCCGCTCATCCGCCTTTCGCCCGCGCTCTGGCCGACGCCGGTGCCGATCTGGTGCTGGGAACCTCCGCCCACGTGGTGCAGGGGATCGAGCTCTATCGCCCCCTCGGCCGGCCGGAGCGAGTGGCCGTGATCTGCTACGATCTGGGCGACTACGTGGACGACTACGCGGTGGACCCGGTGCTGCGCAATGACCTCTCGCTCCTGTTCCTGTTCGACGTAAATAGCGCCGGTGTGCGGCGGGTAGAGCTCCACCCCGTCCTCATCGACGGGTGGCGCTGCCAGGTGAACCGCGCCCGTGGGACCGAGGCGGAGGCGGTGCTGGAGACCATGACCCAGCGCTGCCGGAAGCTGGGCACGGCCCTGCAGCGGACCGCCCCTCTGGTGGCCGCTGTGGAGGCGGCATGA